A section of the Streptomyces sp. SCL15-4 genome encodes:
- a CDS encoding CGNR zinc finger domain-containing protein: MALGADPSAYPLRFDAGRVCLDLLATRHPHEHLDGVGALCAWIAGAGLVPAGTPLGHADASWPAAFRELRDDVGHLVRGLLGGEETAYGDVLGRVNQAARPAPPVPVAVPGEDGLLVRELADAPGCAALLAVVARDAVDLLTDPVARASLRRCAGDACPLVYLDTSRGRRRRWCSSEVCGNRERVARHRRRAALARA, from the coding sequence ATGGCACTCGGCGCAGACCCGTCCGCGTACCCGCTGCGGTTCGATGCCGGACGGGTGTGTCTGGACCTGCTCGCCACCCGGCATCCGCACGAACACCTGGACGGTGTGGGCGCGTTGTGCGCGTGGATCGCCGGCGCCGGGCTGGTGCCGGCCGGCACTCCGCTCGGGCACGCGGACGCCTCCTGGCCGGCCGCCTTCCGGGAACTGCGCGACGACGTCGGGCACTTGGTGCGAGGACTGCTGGGCGGGGAGGAGACCGCGTACGGGGACGTGCTCGGGCGGGTCAACCAGGCGGCCCGGCCGGCGCCGCCCGTGCCCGTCGCCGTACCCGGCGAAGACGGCCTCCTGGTACGAGAGTTGGCGGACGCGCCCGGGTGCGCCGCGCTGCTCGCCGTCGTCGCCCGGGACGCCGTGGACCTGCTCACCGATCCCGTCGCCCGCGCCTCGCTGCGGCGGTGTGCCGGGGACGCCTGTCCCCTGGTGTACCTCGACACCTCCCGGGGGCGGCGCCGCCGCTGGTGCTCCAGCGAGGTGTGCGGCAACCGGGAACGGGTCGCCCGGCACCGGCGGCGGGCCGCGCTCGCCCGCGCCTGA
- a CDS encoding sigma-70 family RNA polymerase sigma factor produces MGVRKDAAVAKDRGTRARHRMSSQPSEPRVPAPSAEPDEELMRALYREHAGPLLAYVLRLVAGDRQRAEDVVQETLIRAWKNAGQLNRATGSVRPWLVTVARRIVIDGHRSRQARPQEVDPSPLEVIPAEDEIDKALWLMTLSDALDDLTPAHREVLVETYFKGRTVNEAAETLGIPSGTVRSRVFYALRSMKLALEERGVTA; encoded by the coding sequence GTGGGCGTGCGCAAGGATGCGGCCGTGGCCAAGGACCGTGGAACGAGGGCCCGACATCGCATGTCCTCACAGCCCTCGGAACCGCGCGTGCCCGCACCGTCCGCGGAGCCGGACGAGGAGCTGATGCGCGCGCTGTACCGGGAGCACGCCGGACCTCTGCTCGCCTACGTCCTCAGGCTGGTCGCCGGTGACCGGCAGCGTGCCGAGGACGTCGTGCAGGAAACGCTCATCCGTGCCTGGAAGAACGCCGGTCAGCTCAATCGGGCGACCGGTTCGGTACGCCCCTGGCTGGTGACGGTCGCACGCCGCATCGTCATCGACGGCCACCGCAGCCGGCAGGCCCGGCCGCAGGAGGTCGATCCGTCGCCGCTGGAGGTCATCCCCGCGGAGGACGAGATCGACAAGGCGCTGTGGCTGATGACGTTGTCGGACGCGCTCGACGACCTGACCCCGGCCCACCGGGAGGTGCTCGTCGAGACGTATTTCAAGGGGCGTACCGTCAATGAGGCGGCCGAAACACTGGGCATACCCAGCGGTACCGTCCGCTCCCGGGTGTTCTACGCCCTGCGGTCGATGAAGCTGGCGCTGGAGGAGCGGGGGGTGACGGCGTGA
- a CDS encoding zf-HC2 domain-containing protein has translation MNPSQGSSVPSEHETVGAYALGILDDAEATAFETHLAGCDWCARQLDELAGMEPMLAALADLPGSGGTPAIGESLAARPGPRLAEKLVDEVAEQRARKRRRGFYMIAAAAALVIAGPLAAVAAGGGSDGSGQAAAAPAQSAFRTMSDRKSATDASTHVSATVALAGKDWGTQAVLELKNVKGPLKCSLVLVAKNGQRVTMSSWSVPDWGYGIPDAQAENARKPLYIGGAAAFRPDEIDHFEVVTFEGRKLVEVDA, from the coding sequence ATGAACCCCAGCCAGGGATCTTCGGTGCCGAGCGAACACGAGACCGTGGGCGCCTACGCCCTCGGGATCCTCGACGACGCCGAGGCAACCGCTTTCGAGACGCACCTCGCCGGCTGCGACTGGTGCGCCCGGCAGCTGGACGAGCTGGCCGGCATGGAGCCGATGCTCGCCGCGCTGGCCGACCTGCCGGGCTCCGGCGGCACCCCCGCGATCGGCGAGTCGCTGGCCGCCAGGCCCGGCCCGCGGCTGGCGGAGAAGCTGGTGGACGAGGTCGCCGAGCAGCGCGCCCGCAAGCGCCGGCGCGGCTTCTACATGATCGCCGCCGCGGCGGCGCTGGTCATCGCGGGCCCGCTGGCCGCGGTGGCGGCCGGCGGCGGCTCGGACGGGAGCGGCCAGGCCGCCGCGGCACCGGCCCAGTCCGCGTTCCGCACCATGTCCGACCGCAAGTCCGCCACGGACGCCTCGACGCATGTCAGCGCCACCGTCGCGCTGGCGGGCAAGGACTGGGGCACCCAGGCGGTGCTGGAGCTGAAGAACGTCAAGGGCCCGCTGAAGTGCTCCCTGGTGCTCGTCGCCAAGAACGGCCAGCGCGTGACCATGTCGTCGTGGTCGGTGCCCGACTGGGGATACGGCATCCCGGACGCCCAAGCCGAGAACGCGCGCAAACCGCTCTACATCGGCGGGGCCGCCGCCTTCCGGCCCGACGAGATCGACCACTTCGAGGTGGTGACGTTCGAGGGGAGGAAGCTGGTGGAGGTCGACGCGTAG
- a CDS encoding HelD family protein, which translates to MAAQLQQSAVDSVHETHDSVRDREISVEQEHLDRVYRRLEEKIHEAEFLMRDAAQRGQVGTPGALAERDAQVFRAGVHLNRLNNEFEDFLFGRIDLLPGKDGKKGPDGAYTAVEPAEGAVRDDHTADIAETLHIGRIGVLDEDYSPLVIDWRAPAAAPFYRATPVEPGRVVRRRVIRSKGRRVLGVEDDLMRPELTAFLDGRELAVIGDGALMAALGQARGHTMRDIVSSIQAEQDLVIRAPAASVTYVEGGPGTGKTAVALHRAAYLLYQDRRRYAGGILIVSPTPLLVAYTEGVLPSLGEEGQVAIRAIGSLVDGAEATVYDSPAVARAKGSSRMLKVLRKAARGALELGPAVPAGTGDGERPPHDGPPSRLRVVAFGRRLELEADELEQIRRTALGGTAPVNLLRPRARKLLLDALWARSGAAGRHTDPELAAELRSSFDEDITSEDSFLAFLDAWWPELTPKAVLAAMADEKRLGRWARRVLNPGEVRKVARSLRRDGHSVHDIALLDELQAILGAPARPRKKRELDPLDQLTGLEELMPVREETQRERAERLAQERTEYAHVIVDEAQDLTPMQWRMVGRRGRHATWTVVGDPAQSSWSDPDEAAEARDEALGTRPRRRFQLTVNYRNPAEIAELAARVLALAMPGAESPVAVRSTGIEPRFTVVADSLGRTVRAEAERLLGLVDGTVGVVVAMGRREEARRWLAGLGDRVVALGSLEAKGLEYDATVVVSPAEIADESPAGLRVLYVALTRATQQLTVVSAERDEPDAAGVPDLLRD; encoded by the coding sequence GTGGCCGCTCAGCTTCAGCAGTCCGCGGTCGACTCGGTACACGAGACACACGATTCCGTCCGTGACCGGGAGATCAGCGTCGAACAGGAACACCTGGACCGGGTGTACCGGCGGCTCGAGGAGAAGATCCACGAGGCCGAGTTCCTGATGCGGGACGCGGCCCAGCGCGGCCAGGTCGGCACCCCGGGCGCGCTCGCCGAACGGGACGCGCAGGTGTTCCGGGCCGGCGTCCATCTGAACCGGCTGAACAACGAGTTCGAGGACTTCCTCTTCGGACGGATCGACCTGCTGCCCGGCAAGGACGGCAAGAAGGGCCCCGACGGCGCCTACACGGCCGTCGAGCCCGCCGAGGGAGCGGTGCGCGACGACCACACCGCCGACATCGCCGAAACGCTGCACATCGGCCGGATCGGAGTCCTCGACGAGGACTACTCCCCGCTGGTCATCGACTGGCGGGCGCCCGCCGCCGCGCCCTTCTACCGGGCCACGCCCGTGGAGCCGGGACGGGTGGTGCGGCGCCGGGTCATCCGGTCCAAGGGGCGCCGGGTGCTCGGCGTCGAGGACGACCTGATGCGGCCGGAGCTGACGGCCTTCCTGGACGGCCGCGAACTGGCCGTCATCGGCGACGGCGCCCTGATGGCGGCCCTCGGCCAGGCCCGCGGGCACACCATGCGGGACATCGTCTCCTCCATCCAGGCCGAACAGGACCTGGTCATCCGGGCCCCCGCCGCCTCCGTCACCTACGTGGAGGGCGGGCCGGGCACCGGCAAGACCGCCGTGGCCCTGCACCGCGCCGCCTACCTGCTCTACCAGGACCGCAGACGTTATGCGGGCGGCATCCTCATCGTCTCGCCGACGCCGCTGCTGGTCGCCTACACCGAGGGCGTGCTGCCCTCGCTCGGCGAGGAGGGCCAGGTCGCCATCCGCGCCATCGGCTCGCTGGTCGACGGCGCGGAGGCCACCGTCTACGACTCCCCGGCCGTGGCCCGCGCCAAGGGCTCCTCGCGGATGCTGAAGGTGCTGCGCAAGGCCGCCCGGGGCGCCCTGGAGCTGGGCCCGGCCGTCCCGGCCGGCACCGGGGACGGCGAGCGCCCGCCCCACGACGGCCCGCCCTCCCGGCTGCGCGTCGTGGCCTTCGGGCGCCGGCTGGAACTGGAGGCCGACGAGCTGGAACAAATCCGCCGCACCGCGCTCGGCGGCACCGCGCCGGTCAACCTGCTGCGCCCGCGCGCCCGCAAGCTGCTGCTGGACGCCCTGTGGGCCCGGTCGGGCGCCGCCGGCCGGCACACCGACCCGGAGCTGGCCGCCGAGCTGCGCTCCTCCTTCGACGAGGACATCACGAGCGAGGACTCCTTCCTGGCGTTCCTCGACGCCTGGTGGCCCGAACTGACCCCGAAGGCCGTGCTCGCCGCCATGGCCGACGAGAAGCGGCTCGGCCGCTGGGCCCGGCGCGTGCTCAACCCCGGCGAGGTCCGCAAGGTCGCCCGCTCGCTGCGCCGGGACGGCCACTCCGTGCACGACATCGCCCTGCTCGACGAGCTCCAGGCGATCCTCGGCGCCCCGGCCCGGCCCCGCAAGAAGCGCGAACTGGACCCGCTGGACCAGCTCACCGGCCTGGAGGAGCTGATGCCGGTGCGCGAGGAGACCCAGCGCGAGCGGGCCGAGCGGCTGGCGCAGGAGCGCACCGAGTACGCGCACGTCATCGTGGACGAGGCGCAGGACCTGACGCCGATGCAGTGGCGCATGGTCGGCCGCCGCGGCCGGCACGCCACCTGGACGGTCGTCGGTGACCCGGCGCAGTCCTCCTGGTCCGACCCGGACGAGGCGGCCGAGGCCCGCGACGAGGCGCTCGGCACCCGGCCCAGGCGCCGCTTCCAGCTCACCGTGAACTACCGCAACCCGGCCGAGATCGCCGAGCTGGCCGCGAGGGTGCTCGCGCTCGCCATGCCCGGCGCCGAGTCGCCGGTCGCCGTGCGGTCCACCGGGATCGAGCCGCGCTTCACCGTCGTGGCGGACTCGCTGGGACGGACGGTGCGCGCGGAGGCCGAGCGGCTGCTCGGCCTGGTGGACGGCACGGTCGGCGTGGTGGTGGCGATGGGCCGGCGCGAGGAGGCCCGGCGCTGGCTGGCCGGGCTGGGCGACCGGGTGGTGGCCCTGGGCAGCCTGGAGGCCAAGGGCCTGGAGTACGACGCGACGGTCGTCGTGTCGCCCGCGGAGATCGCCGACGAGTCGCCGGCCGGACTGCGCGTGCTGTACGTGGCGCTGACCAGGGCCACGCAGCAGCTGACGGTGGTCTCGGCGGAGCGGGACGAGCCGGACGCGGCGGGGGTTCCGGACCTGCTCAGGGACTGA
- a CDS encoding NAD-dependent malic enzyme, translating to MATAPSVSYSMTIRLEVPASGTAVSQLTTAVESSGGSVTGLDVTASGHEKLRIDVTIAATSTAHAEEIVEKLRGIEGVTLGKVSDRTFLMHLGGKIEMASKHPIRNRDDLSMVYTPGVARVCMAIAENPEDARRLTIKRNSVAVVTDGSAVLGLGNIGPKAALPVMEGKAALFKRFAGIDAWPICLDTQDSDAIVEIVKAIAPGFAGINLEDISAPRCFEIEARLREALDIPVFHDDQHGTAIVVLAALTNALRVTDKPIQNIRVVMSGAGAAGTAILKLLLAAGVKNAVVADIHGVVHAGREDLVNAPADSPLRWIADNTNHEGLTGTLKEAVRGADVFIGVSAPNVLDGADVAAMAEGAIVFALANPDPEVDPAIARQTAAVVATGRSDFPNQINNVLVFPGVFRGLLDAQSRTVNTEMMLAAAKALADVVSEDELNPNYIVPSVFNDKVAGAVAGAVREAAKAAGATA from the coding sequence ATGGCAACGGCGCCCAGCGTCTCCTACTCGATGACGATCCGGCTGGAGGTGCCCGCGAGCGGAACGGCCGTATCGCAGCTCACCACCGCCGTGGAGTCCTCCGGAGGCTCGGTGACCGGCCTCGACGTCACCGCGTCCGGCCACGAGAAGCTCCGTATCGACGTCACCATCGCGGCCACCTCCACGGCCCACGCCGAGGAGATCGTCGAGAAGCTGCGCGGCATCGAGGGTGTCACGCTCGGCAAGGTCTCCGACCGTACGTTCCTGATGCACCTCGGCGGCAAGATCGAGATGGCGTCGAAGCACCCCATCCGCAACCGTGACGACCTGTCCATGGTCTACACGCCCGGTGTGGCCCGCGTCTGCATGGCCATCGCCGAGAACCCCGAGGACGCCCGCCGCCTCACCATCAAGCGCAACTCCGTCGCGGTCGTGACCGACGGTTCCGCCGTGCTGGGCCTCGGCAACATCGGCCCCAAGGCCGCGCTGCCCGTCATGGAGGGCAAGGCGGCCCTCTTCAAGCGCTTCGCCGGCATCGACGCCTGGCCGATCTGCCTGGACACCCAGGACAGCGACGCCATCGTGGAGATCGTCAAGGCGATCGCCCCGGGCTTCGCCGGCATCAACCTGGAGGACATCTCCGCGCCGCGCTGCTTCGAGATCGAGGCCCGGCTGCGCGAGGCCCTGGACATCCCGGTCTTCCACGACGACCAGCACGGCACCGCCATCGTCGTGCTCGCCGCCCTGACCAACGCCCTGCGCGTGACGGACAAGCCCATCCAGAACATCCGGGTCGTCATGTCCGGCGCCGGCGCGGCCGGTACGGCCATCCTGAAGCTGCTGCTGGCGGCCGGTGTGAAGAACGCCGTCGTCGCCGACATCCACGGCGTCGTGCACGCCGGCCGCGAAGACCTGGTGAACGCCCCGGCCGACTCGCCGCTGCGCTGGATCGCCGACAACACCAACCACGAGGGCCTGACCGGCACCCTGAAGGAGGCCGTGCGCGGCGCCGACGTCTTCATCGGCGTCTCCGCCCCGAACGTCCTGGACGGCGCCGACGTGGCCGCCATGGCCGAGGGCGCCATCGTGTTCGCGCTCGCGAACCCCGACCCCGAGGTGGACCCGGCGATCGCCCGGCAGACGGCCGCCGTCGTGGCCACCGGCCGCTCCGACTTCCCGAACCAGATCAACAACGTGCTGGTCTTCCCGGGTGTCTTCCGCGGCCTGCTGGACGCCCAGTCCCGCACGGTCAACACCGAGATGATGCTCGCGGCCGCGAAGGCCCTCGCCGACGTCGTCAGCGAGGACGAGCTGAACCCGAACTACATCGTCCCCAGCGTCTTCAACGACAAGGTCGCGGGCGCGGTGGCCGGAGCGGTCCGGGAGGCCGCCAAGGCGGCCGGCGCGACGGCCTGA